One Nostoc punctiforme PCC 73102 DNA window includes the following coding sequences:
- a CDS encoding DUF6679 family protein yields MLHRKIYQLCCDGREVCVFLRDQQRWIERARIIDIEGDLVTLRYETEEEDEVCSWEEMVRLESIGAVTQKLASVPRGNVEPLMTEDCPEAERIHNRYTDSNPE; encoded by the coding sequence ATGCTACACCGCAAGATTTATCAACTCTGTTGCGATGGGCGCGAGGTATGTGTTTTCTTGCGGGACCAGCAACGCTGGATTGAACGCGCCCGCATCATCGACATAGAGGGAGATTTAGTGACCCTACGCTATGAAACAGAAGAAGAGGACGAAGTTTGTTCTTGGGAAGAAATGGTTCGCCTTGAGAGCATTGGTGCTGTAACGCAAAAACTGGCTTCAGTGCCACGTGGAAATGTGGAACCTCTGATGACTGAAGACTGTCCCGAAGCCGAACGCATCCACAACCGTTACACTGACTCGAATCCAGAATAA
- a CDS encoding MBL fold metallo-hydrolase, with protein MRDNLSASSGVDAAEVGTELECLPYSVQHHDEGVCLLVKMGPHRILLDCGMEDISSLAKGLTKSERGSSSPLPADLVLISHAHPDHSRGLLALHKAYPKLPIYGSEVTSKLLPLNWLDQDAEEISKFCHALPLRSPVEFQDGLVAELFPAGHLPGAVAILLTYTTKQRTYKLLYTGDFFLSNSRLVEGLRLEELRGLDLDVLIIEGSYGTSRHPHRRNQENQLAERINRAIADHCSVILPTPALGLGQEMLMLLRSHHHFTGRDLDIWVDGAVATGCDAYLELLPHLPPSVQNFARHQPLFWDERVRPRVRRLQAEHRPTVGKSPCIVLTDSTSDLGKHCQLDTGPWLILLPEKIDIKVNKEYLAPTTVESYLLAQHSDGPGTTQLIHNLRPQHVIFVHGSPAYLADLTSLEELQNRYHVHSPAANTLVELPIGDTFLQPAAPETNYEGELTELGTVITITLPNMITADPRWRQFADTGLIEARWQGEELVLRGLSQRELLSQNSDRYTWTDVDCCGTCRHQRGQRCWNPASPLYNFKVTLEGYCPAFEGLSSAES; from the coding sequence ATGAGGGATAATCTGTCGGCATCTTCTGGCGTAGATGCTGCGGAAGTAGGTACTGAATTAGAATGTTTGCCCTATAGTGTCCAGCATCACGATGAGGGCGTGTGTTTATTGGTAAAGATGGGGCCACACCGCATTCTGTTAGACTGTGGTATGGAAGATATTTCATCGCTGGCTAAGGGGCTTACTAAGTCGGAACGTGGATCTAGTTCGCCCCTACCAGCAGATTTAGTTTTGATTAGTCACGCCCACCCAGATCATTCCAGAGGCTTGCTGGCACTACATAAAGCTTATCCCAAGTTACCTATCTATGGTAGCGAAGTAACCAGCAAGTTACTGCCACTGAATTGGCTAGATCAAGATGCTGAGGAAATTTCCAAATTTTGTCATGCTTTGCCGTTGCGATCGCCTGTGGAATTTCAAGATGGTTTAGTAGCAGAATTATTTCCAGCCGGGCATCTACCAGGGGCAGTGGCCATTCTTCTTACCTACACCACCAAGCAGCGTACTTACAAATTACTATATACAGGGGATTTTTTCTTATCAAATTCCCGGTTGGTAGAAGGTTTGCGTTTAGAAGAATTGCGGGGCTTAGACTTGGATGTGCTGATCATTGAAGGCAGTTATGGCACATCCCGTCATCCTCACCGCCGCAACCAGGAAAATCAACTAGCAGAGCGAATTAATCGGGCGATCGCTGACCATTGTTCTGTAATCCTTCCCACTCCTGCTTTAGGATTGGGTCAAGAGATGCTAATGCTGTTACGCTCTCATCACCACTTCACCGGAAGAGATTTAGATATCTGGGTGGATGGTGCTGTCGCTACTGGCTGCGATGCTTACCTAGAACTGTTACCCCACCTCCCCCCATCTGTGCAAAACTTCGCCCGCCATCAACCCTTATTTTGGGATGAACGGGTACGTCCCCGCGTGCGTCGTTTACAAGCAGAACATCGTCCCACAGTGGGCAAGTCGCCTTGTATAGTCCTCACCGACTCTACATCTGATTTAGGCAAACACTGCCAACTAGACACCGGTCCTTGGCTGATCCTTCTTCCAGAAAAAATTGATATAAAAGTTAATAAAGAATATTTGGCACCCACCACTGTTGAAAGCTATCTCTTAGCGCAACATAGTGATGGCCCTGGTACTACGCAGCTAATTCATAATTTGCGACCCCAGCACGTCATTTTTGTCCACGGTTCTCCTGCTTACTTAGCAGACCTGACTAGCTTGGAAGAGTTGCAAAACCGCTACCATGTACATTCTCCGGCGGCTAACACCTTAGTAGAATTGCCTATCGGCGACACATTCTTACAACCAGCAGCACCAGAGACTAACTACGAAGGCGAACTGACAGAGTTGGGAACAGTAATCACAATTACCCTACCCAATATGATTACTGCCGATCCGCGTTGGCGGCAATTTGCCGATACTGGTTTAATCGAAGCTCGTTGGCAAGGGGAAGAACTAGTCTTAAGGGGATTGTCTCAACGAGAACTTCTTAGCCAAAATAGCGATCGCTATACATGGACGGATGTTGACTGTTGTGGTACTTGCCGACATCAAAGAGGACAGAGGTGTTGGAACCCAGCTTCGCCGTTGTATAACTTTAAGGTAACTCTTGAAGGTTACTGTCCTGCTTTTGAAGGTTTATCTAGTGCTGAGTCCTGA